In Gossypium arboreum isolate Shixiya-1 chromosome 6, ASM2569848v2, whole genome shotgun sequence, the following are encoded in one genomic region:
- the LOC108458712 gene encoding uncharacterized protein LOC108458712 → MDCKKVEGRDCKSTDYKKFEGHDHISVNHKKVEGHDHKLADRNKVEVRDRKSTNRKKAEDRKKAEGRDCKSVDNKKEEGHDRKLTDRKKVEDCDHKSTGCKKANGRDHKSMDYKKVKGHDRDSTNRKKAKGHDRKSMDHKKSKVVIMNQ, encoded by the exons ATGGACTGTAAGAAAGTTGAAGGTCGTGATTGTAAATCAACGGACTATAAGAAATTCGAAGGTCATGATCATATATCAGTGAACCATAAGAAAGTCGAAGGTCATGATCATAAATTAGCAGATCGTAACAAAGTTGAAGTTCGTGATCGTAAATCAACAAATCGTAAGAAAGCCGAAG ACCGTAAGAAAGCCGAAGGTCGTGATTGTAAATCAGTAGACAATAAGAAAGAAGAAGGTCATGATCGTAAATTAACAGACCGTAAGAAAGTAGAAGATTGTGATCATAAATCAACGGGCTGTAAGAAAGCCAATGGTCGTGATCATAAATCAATGGACTATAAGAAAGTCAAAGGTCATGATCGTGATTCAACGAATCGTAAGAAAGCCAAAGGTCATGATCGTAAATCAATGGACCATAAAAAGTCAAAGGTCGTGATCATGAATCAGTAG